GAAGGCTaaccctcccccaccccaaaggCCACTCATCTGAAGTGACCAGTACTTCCTTAAACTGCCAGTCCTTACTGCTAATCTCTGAATTCAGGCCAGAAAGAGGTAGGAACCTCTGGTCAAAATAGAGCATGAACTTGTGTTGAAACCATccaaagaaaaccacaaaccagGAAACCTGAGTGTAAATTGAATGACTCTAACGCTTTGCCTACCCTGGCAGAATAATAGGGACTGAAGTGCCACTTCCCTGAACGTGATCTGTGGAGTCCTAATCAAGTAACTTGTTCATGTCTTTATTTGGTTCATTTAAGTAGATCTAATGAACTGCTGGGATAATATGTTAATCTTAGAAATACAGACACCTAAAAACTGACCCAAAAACTAGGTAAGTTTTCCCAATACTAGGTAAGTATTCCCAATATTTCCCCCAACAGAATTTTTGCTTAAGAGTTTGAGATGTGAAATGCTCAGCTAAGCTTGGTTGTAGCAGAGTACCAAGTGACTGAATTTTAAGTCCTTTGCAACTCTAAAGATGAAAGAGAACTAACATAACAAAAGGTAACAAGTTGGAAGCCAGTAAGAACAGTTCTGCTGGTGACCAGAGAAGACCACAGCTGAGAAATGCTCTTAATAATGGATTGAGCCAAAGTATTTCTATCTGTTGGCTGACTGCTATTTCCCTGGTTTCTTGTCCCCCACCCCACAAAAATATCTTAAGGTGGGCTGTGTGCCTTTCCTTACAAATCTTGCTTTGTCAGCCCTAGTTTATGGGGTACATTTGCGTTCCAGCCATGCCATTGTGGAGGGCTGTGGGCTGTTATCTGCGTAGACAACTGCTTCTTGATCAGGCTACCTAGCACAGCCTTCCCATAACGCAGATGAACTCTGTGTCCTGCAAGTATTGAAGTGAACTGAGGAACGGGAGCCAAGTGAGCAGAGAGGTGAAAGTAACAAGATGAGAGGGGCGGTGCCAGAATAAGGACTGGTGAGAAGGTGTTTGTGTACTTCAAATAGAgttaaagaaaaagtaatgaatGGAAGGGGGGCAGaaggtgaggaggggagaggaaggcatGGTTAGATGTACGGGGTAAGGTATGGAGGACTCTGAGTAGCAGTGATTTCCTGTCTGCCAGAAAGATCTAGAAATaggaaggggaggagagatcGTTCCCTTGCTTCTTACCATTCTGTCTGAAGTTCAGTGTAAGCAGCAAGCAGCACAAACTccattaaaatgctgtttttGCAAAGAGAAGGTGCATTCCCCAAACAGAAGCTATTGCTGCAGGAGACAACCAGCATGTTTTCCTACTTCTGGATTCACTTAATCTATTTTTGGTGAGATAATCCAGATGATTTGTCATAACCAGATTGAACAGACTTTCAGCTGGATGTGCTAATGCTCGTGGAGTCAGTGTGGTCTTTGGTACTTGCAAACTTCTGAAGTGGCTTTTGCAAGGGCAAGCTCTGTAGTCCCTGCAGGTGGAGAGCAAGGTCAGGTATTGGAGGCTAATGTACTGGGGGTCATAGAATGTCAGgggaaaatgcagtttaaattttTAGTTTTCCTTCAGTGTAGGCATATGTAATAAATAGGATAAATAGCAGTTTGATGAAAAAGTATGGCATTCTGAACCGTTTGATGTTAAGAAAAGGAAGTATGTTGatgtataaaacaaaaattatctgaTTGTGAGACATGAGCCATAAtcctttttttgggggtgggtttttttttgtttgctttgctttttttttgggggggtgggaagTTTGTGCTGTAGTGCTATGCTTTGGTTTGGGCATTAGACTCAAACTTTTTTGCTTCCCTGGATTTCTGCCAGAAAATAGTGTATTGGGAAACCTGTAGGAACTATGTTATGTTTTTGTAGAAGACAGATGTAAATCTCTGGGAAAACATGGTATAGATTTCATGAATAAATGCAGAGTGGGGTTTCAGTTGCTTTCTGTATGCTTCCTTGTCAGTGTACTCCATGGTAACTTACCATTTACAAATGTTTTGCCCATGTCGCAGTGTGCTTCTAGAGGATGAGCGTTCTGGACACAAATACAGGCAGAAAACATACTGTTTTGGAAGGAATTTGTGGAATTGACCTTTACCTGAGTTTAGAAACTTGATCAAGAACAAAGCCTCTGCTTTTCTTAGGCTTGACAGGTGCTAGGAGCATGTTTCATAGAATACCTACAACTAATTACAGAGTCGCAGgatcttttttcccctgacttTTCAGTTGATTGTGATGTAGCTATTTGATATCAAGCCTCACAATGAAATCATAGTGGTGGTCTCATTGCACATTAATAAGTTTTTGGATTCCTAGGCCAAATGGTAGTATGGAGTGCCATCAGAAGCTGCTGAAATGAGGATGGAATTTTATCTGGTTAATTACTATAGTGACTGGTAAAGGAAGATTACTTAATATGTCCTCAACTTTTCTGaattatatgtttttatatatatacatacacacactcacTCTCCTTACAAACAAACAATACtcctggggttttttcttctattttaagatttttatttaatttatttttttaatgtctataaAATTGTTTTACCTCTTGAATAGAGAATTAGTTCTGGGAATCCACAACCATTCCAGCATGCAGTCTTTCTGCAAATTGGTCTCTTTGCAGATTAGAACAGGATTCCTTAATTCTGGCAAACTGTATGTTTAAGTGTCAGCTACAAAGATTCAAAAGGGGAAATCTTTTCCTGGAAAACCTGTTTGTTGCATTAAAAGGTGTTTAAAGTGATCTTACTGCAAGTACTAAGGACTAAGAATTAATGAATCTTCAAAGTGAGCGCATCGTAGTAATACAAATAATACCATTCTCCTTCCTTTCGCTGAAGCTGTGAAGGTGGAAGTTGAAGACCATAGGGATATTTGGGATTCATACAGAGCAGTTCGGCAGAGTTTTGGTTTCTGGATTTGTAAGGGGAAGAGGCAGCAATGTGAGTGGATGCACATCCTCATCAGTCCCTCCTCAGCACTCTACTGCTTCATTGAAAGTGACAACCTTATGCTCCCAAGCTCCTTCTCCGGGCTTCTTACCTGTCTTAATGTCCAGGGTCAAAACAGCAGTCTACTTCTAGTTCCACGATACCTGCAACTTTCTAGCCACAGTGGTTCCAGTTACTAGGCACAGAGAGGTTGGGCAGGGTATGGGGGAAGAGTTCGTACTTGCAGTACAACCCTTTTCTCCACTGTTGCTGAGCTTGCTTGTCACCATGACTGCTCCCAGTGTGCTGAGAATGAGCATTTTTTAAATCCGATCCAGAAAGCAGTGAGGGAGGGAGCCTCTGCTTTGGTCTTGAGCACCTCCAGTGCTTCCAGAGTTTCTGTGCCACATGAGCGACAGAGAGCAGGGAGTGTGTGGACTCCTGGGCAGAGGTTGTTTGGGACGTAGCGTTCTGGGCCTTGGTTTCTATCAGAGTAGTGGGATGCATCGTTCCCAGTATGTTTCCAGTCTCCTATTATAGCAGCAGTTGCAATTCTATAGAGCTTTAATACAACTTGATAGAACGAAACAGTAAAATGCCTCTGGTTTCCTGTGTGCTGTAGTACTTGGGAAGCGTGACTTTGGTGTCGTCTCATCAGTTTTCTTTGTACACTGGCACAAAAGGGCTGTATATTAATGTTAGCTGCTGACAGACACGTGATGATCTGACTTTTAATGGTTTATTCACCTCAAGGACTGCTGAGAAGTGACTCTATACCTGAGGTTGGAGAGGATGCTGCTGATACAGTTGGTATGGCAGAAACACTCTCAGAAGAAGAACAGGATGAGCTAAGGAAAGAGCTTGCTAAGGTAAATTTCTTGCAAATAGCTCTTAAATTGGTTTTGAGAATGAAAATCTGGGCTACTGCTGTCTTTGAACATATAGTTAATGCTTTGCATATTTATTCTGTGAGTGTCTAAAGTTAGGTATGGCACTTGTTTATTgcggggagggaaagggaaggtgtCAAAGGATAAAAGAACAGCCAGTTCTAGCTATGGGGAATTAGGCTAGAAGTGCTGAGTGTACAGATCTTAAACCAAGATGCACAAATGccttaccctttttttttttctcaagaaagaAGCAGGTAAATAAGCTGTCAAAAGAGAACATGGTTGGAAGCCAAAACCAAGTACTGTCTCAACTGGTGTGGAGTAACTAAAGCCGTTGTTTTCATGAAGTAATACCCATGTAGACACTGTTCTTCTAATGTCTAACCATGTAACTATTCTTGCTCATAGTTCAcataacagaattttttttaagagcaagtTGAAGTAGCACTAGTTGAAGGACAGTCGAATATTCAAGCCCGCATGCATTTCAAAAGTTGTTGAAGTCAAACTTTATTGAGTCgccagtcttttttcttttatagctcTGTGTGACTTTAGGACCTTACTAAAAGACATTAACTTAAGCCTAAGGTTGGCAAATGAAGATTAGCTGTGAAATAAGCACATTTAATGCAGTCTTGGTTTTGGTAGTCCTGAGTACTACTTCATGCCAGTTGGCTGAAGATGGTGAGGGAAATCTAGTTCTGCTAGGGTATGTCATGCTGGACATCGGACAGGTATCCAAAACAAAGGTGCATTGAAGATAGTGGTATTTACTCAAAGGAGCTTAAATGGGTGTGCAGTCTGATACTCTGAAGTAGGGTGGCCCAGTCTGCATGAGGAAGTAGGGTTGGATATATGCCTTGCCTTTGTACGTATCGCCTTAGTGCCTCTGTCACATCTGTATAGCCCACAGAATGGGATCATAAAACTATTTTGATATCTCTGATCATGATCTGGTCCTGCTTCAGTGAGAGGCTTAAGTGACCATCTGTGTAAAGAAGGCAGTATACAAGCAATATTGTTTTCTGGTTTCTGAACAGGtgctgtgtttttgttgttgtgggtggggttttttgtttgtttgtgggtttggtggtttttttgttgtttttttttttttttttcaactgctcAGTCTGTCACCATTTCCACCCCTGCTCTGGGGAAGGCACCCCTGTGGCTGGATCCAGTCTGCAGTTGCTGCTGGCTTAAGCCACAGAGGGACCTTTCTGTTCAAGCAAGGAGACAAAACTTGTGTATGGATCAGACATGCTCTGAGCTTCCTGATACTGGTCATACATTGGTATCTCTTCTGATGTGGAAGTAGATTGGCAATTGTCCCAGGTTTGCCTAGTCTTCAAGCTTCACATAGGCTAATGTTGTCTAAAGGTAATGATTTCCAACTGCACAGTCTTTTAGTTGCCAACTTCCTTGTGCATATTCCAGTAACGGAGCTAGCTGCAGGTAGATTACTGTCTCACTAGCTCTTGTTGTGGACTACATTAGATTTCCCTTTCAGTATTTAGAAACAACTGTGAGGCAACGTTAAAAATGCATTAGCCCTCCTGTTACTGATGCCTACCTAGatgttttaataaatacatagTTAAATGGCTGGGTGTATCACTTGGTAACTCTACCTCTCATCAACTCTGCTGCCACAGGTGGAAGAGGAAATCCAGACGCTCTCACAAGTGTTAGCTGCCAAAGAGAAGCATCTAGCAGAAATCAAGAGAAAGCTGGGGATTAACTCATTACAGGAACTAAAGCAGAACATTACCAAAAGCTGGCAAGATGTTACATCAACTACAGCGTATGTACCGGTTCACAATGATTATCTTGCCTGTTGAGGTGAAAACTATATAGTTCCTGTGTCATGTCTAAACTTTGTGTTATCTACACTAGTCTCATTTCACAAGAACAGAGGGTTAAGTTGCACTAAAACTTATCTGGATAAATCAtcacagatttcttttaaaaaggccACTATTAGCCATACCATCTcatgcaaaataataattaagcATAATATGGGCGATTCTAATACACTTTTTGTCTGACAGATCTGAGATACCATTACTGATATACCAAGGTGTCCTAAGTCCAACAAAATACCCTTCTTTTCCATCCTGAAAAATTTTTGTAAACTGAGCTCATGCAGGAAGAGTGCAAAGTCACGGTTAATGTTCTTGCTAAACACAACTGTTAGCTTAAGGTCTAGAGTGACCTGCCTTCTGCAATTAATGACTACTCAGGATGTACCTCAAACTTTTTATGGTGGACTTTAACAGAATCATTCAGTACAACACTGTAGATGCTTCACACAAAAATCAGACCTCTGTTCTttttcagtgtgtgtgcatggtgttgttttcttggttttggggggttttgtttgggtttttttgtttggtttgttttttgttttttaaagtcctACAATAGCAAATAGCATCTGTTCTGGGGGTGGGTAGCAGGTACATGCTGGTGACCGTGATCTGAAGTCTGAGGTGGCAGAGATGCTGTATCCAGAAGGGACTGCAATGACTTAAAATAATCTCTTAAGTAGCTTGTCTATTTGACCCCAAAGTTGAAGTATACCCCTGGATTTAATTCAAATTTACATATGCTAAAAGGTTCCTTATGTGTTCTATTAAAATGACTATAGACTTAATCTTGTTTGAACACAGGTACAAGAAAACATCAGAAACCCTGTCTCAGGCTGGTCAGAaggcttctgctgctttttcatctgtTGGTTCAGTCATAACCAAGAAGTTTGAAGATGTCAGGTAGGTATCTCCTAGATTTTCCCAAGTAGTTGCATTTTTGATTTAAGCAGGTGATAACTGGAATAAATTTGCTGTTAATGTACCTAGCACTTCTAAAAGTTAATCTATCAAGAACCCTCAGCATCTGTTTCAGGAGAGTTGAGCAACTTGCTGCAAAATCTGCTTGTATGTCCTCACTGATGCAGAAGAGTTTTGTGGTGTGTATTTTGTATGTACAAGAGAAGCAACGTATCCTATTACCTCCACTGCTACTGTTATTTTTCTGGTAGGATTGCAGGTGGCAGTGTCTCTGTGTGATGCACATAGCATTGTCGTTTCTGTTCTCTTTCTCAGCTTGTGGAATACTGTGTTTAAACAACTGATATCTTTAACtgtttgtggtttggttgttgattttttggttttttttcccttgtgtgtggttttctttcagttgtgttttatttctttgtaagcTGTTCTACCTCATTGCAGTGGCttgattttattacttttttaatagaCTGTTGGCactttttaattcttaaatattGGCATACAACATATTTGACTTTGTGTCAAATGACACAGCCCTTCACGCAAATTAGGTAAGTTTGGTTGTCATTTTTAACACTATTGTGAGCTGCATGTAAAACTCTTCCTGGATGCAATCCAATCATATCCTGAGtctttatataatttttactACTGGAACATGTGCAACTATTCATCTCTGCTTGTAATTTGTTGTGAATAGTggatcaaatttatttttcaattattggACAAATAAAAATTCACACATTCTAACAGAATATTGCTGCACTGGAAAGCAGTGTAATAAAATCAGCCCTCTGTTTTAGTGCTGCCATTAacctctttcttgcttttttaagtCTATTGGGAAAACACTTTGAGGTGCAGCTACACAgttaagtatttttcttcagatttatcagaacttcctttctctttttaatgctTACTCTGGCATTGTGCAGACTACAGGCATTTTCACATTCCTTTAGGTAAGGTGGGCGCAAGAATTGTTTCTGAAACTAAGCATGTAGTCAGACTGTCTCCACTAAAATCTTTAAATAAGTTTTGTCTGTAAAAGgtaatttctttatttctccaGTGTTAGTTAATGCAAAGCTGAAGCTGTTTTAATGTCAGGGAAGATGTTTCTTCATGTTCACCTGGTAACTATCCCAGAACATGAAATTTTGAGCATACATAATCAGCTAATCTCTTCCTTGTAAGAAAGGAATCTGTTAAAATGATTCTGCAAGTTTTTTTGTAAAGAGAAAGAATATGGTTTTGAGGTCAATGGCATGCAAAATTCCTCCTTCTCTTTGTCTGTACGGTGTTTGTGCCTTGACAGAGTAgaagttttcccttttttgtgtCTGTTACAATGGCTGTTTAGCATTGTGACTCTAATCAAATTGCTAGTCTAAATGTAAAATAGTTTACGCATTCACTGTTCATAGTTTGTCTAGTGAAACAGTTCTTATCTTTGAGCTGATTACTTTAGCAGCTCCAGACACCGAGTATTTTAGTTACCCTGTCTGTACTGCCTTTTATCTGCCTAGTCAAAGCAAATACCCAATGTTAAGATTTCAGCAGTTAAAATTCCTGTGTAGTAATTTCTGTCCATTGCCTCTCATCTCATCTGTGCACACCTCTGAATCTGGCTTCATCTTTTTTGTACTCTCCCACTAAGTAGCTAAAGACAGCAGTAGGATCTCTATAAAGATGTAGCGATCTAGCTCCCACAATACTAAGAGCAGTGCCCAGATGCTGTCAGAACCCAGACTGAAGGGAGCTCAGTTTGCTCAAGTATAAGAAGAGCAGCCTGTCTGAAATACCTCCCCTTTAGCATCAGTAAGACAAAGGGAGCCTGGGTGATGTCTCTGTTGCTTTTGGATGCAGAGCTTGGCTGCTCACTGTTTACCTTTCTTCCTTAAGGCTATGGTGTTCCCTTACTAGTGTTAGACTATTGCATTTGACAAGGACAAGTACAGACTCATAGCTCTCTTTGGTTTCAGGAATTTAATATCTCAAAAGAAGAGTGTCCTAATTATTCAAGTTAGTGGCTAGGTGGTGTTGAGTACTCTCTGTCAGAAACTGGGCCACTGGGAGGGAATGTAGCAGGGGCAGAAGAGTCCACACCATTGGTGTGCTTACTGGGAAGAATAGTGGGAATGGAAATTCAAGGTATTGTTATAAATTCAGGAGCAGctgggtttaaaaacaaaacaaaaagaagtgggaagaaTTAGTGCTGTTCAAAATCTTAGTTGCACTTAAACAAGAGAAACCTTTGAGTTTTTTGCTTTCATGAGGACCAAGTTCACTGGGGATTCAACCAGTGAATTCAGGTCCCAGGGTTATGTGACTGCTCCAGTGGTGTCTACTTTTAAGACTGCACAAATCTGAACTTTAGAAAGTTTTAGATGCCAAAGTTCTTTCCTGGAAATGAGAATTGATGGGCCTCATACTTGAACAAATACCGAATATGCAGgtgcatttttattcttaaactCTTATATGGCTGCTTCAtcatggctttgcttttcttgcactGTTTTAGTTTAGGGAGTTCTCAGCTGTAATGTCATGATTTCTTCTGTGTTGGACTATTACCACATGTTCCATGCAGCAAACATCACATGCGGGTCTTCATTCTTGCACAGCAAAGTGATTTTGGAGGGAGTTGCGAAAGGGAGTAAGGCAGCTGGTGGAGCTGTGAACTTGAAAGTActgaaatagagaggaagagagaggattggTAGTGCAAAGTCAGTGTATtattgcttcctttttgtgtttatttcctctggtttttgttttgttgaaaatgAACTGTTCCTTCTTAGGTTTTTCTTGAGACCTTTATTCTCGTTTTTAAGAAAGTCTTGAACTTTTGATGAGCTAGACATCCTTGTTGTAGGCAGCATCAGTATTATGTGCAAAGCAGCAGTAGTACCAAGATGTAGCactctgcaaacttcctgagcaATCATGACATTGCACTTGGCTCCTCTTGCTCTGCATCCATATTATGGAGCAGAAGTCCTCATCTTTGCTCTGTTCTGAGATTGCAGAATAACTTTCTCCGCTTGCTTTGGAAATCTGATATGATCATGGACTCCTAAATATCATCGTATATCAGCTGGAAACCTAACTATTAACAAAAGCAACTAACTGGTGCTTGTGTACTCTTAAGCCCATGTCTTCCAGGCAGGGACTCTGGCATACCTCCTTGTGCATTTTCAAAATGCGAGGCAATGTAGTAGCTGTAAAAATAATTGAGTAAAGGATAAGAAAGCTTTTAATGCCATGCAAAATATGTGGAAGTCTGGAGAGCAACTTACTgtgccttttctgtttttatattttcttaaagcTAGGGGTTTGCTTGTGAGCATTGTAAAAAGGGCTTCTCTTCTTCAAACCGCCCAACTTGATGGCCTAGTTCAGCGAATGCTTTGATGTGGTATTCTGTCATTTGTGAAAAGAAATACAACTTCTCTTCTTTGTAAAGCTTTTCAAGGCTTAATCATGCTTCTTTGCACTACTTGAAGAATAGgtgatttgaatttaaaaaaagatgaccTGCACTTAACTAATGCAGTTCTGCTGCAAACCAGATCATGCTGTGATAAAAGTACATACTATCTTATGGTGACATTTTACAAAATGGATACTGAGTATGCGGAAGTGTATTGTACAACAGTAAGTAAATCCTTCACAAATGTATGAAGAGTTCTTCCATTAAATGATCTCTATAAAATTAAACTAAACTTCCCTAGACACCTGTTAAAAGATCTGCAATACACCATGGGTTGTTGCTTTTCTGTGTGAGCAGGTCTACAGATTGTAAATATGTATGGGGAAAAGAAAGTAACTTTCACCCTCATCAGCCTTAAACTTCATGCATGGAGCTACTTCTTGCAGTGTGAGGGCAAGTGGCCGAGCATGACTGGACAAAGAGAACTAGTTAGTATCAGCCTAGTTCTGTACAAAAACTTGGCACATAGCAAGTTCAGAACTTGTAGTAATCTGCATCACAGAGCTCCAGAAGACAATCAGCTTCTACGTGCTCTGGAAAAGCTTGTGGAAGCCAAACCATCCACGAAggtgaaaaacagcagaaatgggGTTGGGGAAAGGGATGTAACACGGCCACACGTTACTGACATGTCAGGACAGCATCTGGCCTTTGTGTATCTGATTCCCAGTACACTGTATCTACAAACCAGACTTCAGTTGTGCATCTGCTTTAAGGGATCCCAACCTCAAGGGAACTTTTTACGTGCGTAGGTTTTCTCCTAGCACTGTATATTCTACTGATGAGCCTTCCAAAGGAATCTCTTAGAACTCATTCTGCAATGAACACAGAACCTTTTTGCTGCTGTGAATGTATCTTCCATTGTACTGAAATACCAGTTGGAGTTCTGGAGGTGCATCAGATGTGagaggggggttttttgtttggttggtttttatttatttcctgtagCAATTGCCTGAAAAGTATTCTCTTGAAAGACATCACAAAGCCCAGTCAAAATTTGACATTCCAAATATAGTTATGAAAAACTGTGATCATAATTTTTTCCAACTTAGTATTGTGGTATTTAACAAGAAACATTTAACATACAAATTAGTCAAGAGTAAACAGGGATCTTCTAGAATATGGAATAAATTAGATTCCAGATGGTCTTGAAGTTATTTGGGAGCTCCTTAATCTATATCTAGTCACCTTCTAGGAGTAGGTGTGTGGTGTCACTAAACAAACAGTAACTGTATAGCAACACTCAAAAGTTACAGAAATCCTCCATGAATTTTAGAACAGGGTTGAGACTAGGACTTTCTCCCTGCCCCCAGCATAAACCTGAGCTTGAATATAGATTGATGTGACTGCTCTTGCTAAATAATTTATATTGATGAGTAGATAATTTGTATTGATGAGTATGGAAATCTTACACTGAATTGAAATGGAAGCCTTCTGAATGTAGGAATAATTCTTTCAGTAGGAAGATTAGTTGACTGATAAGACTCTTGAGTGTTCACTTTCTACTTGATATTGTCAAAACTAAATGCAGCATAACTCATTGCTTGAGAAACTTAGTGAGTAGGCAGATTGTTGCAGAATATGTACTAACAAGCATGGCACATGAAtttctaaaaagcaaaataagttgTTGCAGCTTTTGCTCTgttgtgcttgtgtgtgtgtgcatggctaagcaatttaaaaaagcaaaaccaagcagtTAGTGTATAAGACTGACTGTTTACCAAAGATAGTATCCAGAAGTCAGCTCTCTAAGCCAATTTCTTCTCAGTCTATCACTTAAACTAACTTAtcgctttcttttttcttaatgctgGCATTTAGTATACGCTCCATACAACATTCAATTAGCATGCCTATTATGAGGTAATGTATGCATAATCCAGCtgttgggtttgtttattttcatgtgtGGAATCAAGTCAAATTGAACTCAAGTCAATTAATGTAGATTTAAAACAActaaaaaacccacccaaattTGTAATGGATTTCCTGTACTAATATACAGGAtaaaatttgatttatttctgCTTAATGGTGGTGGCTATCGCACATCTGGAA
The DNA window shown above is from Strix aluco isolate bStrAlu1 chromosome 1, bStrAlu1.hap1, whole genome shotgun sequence and carries:
- the TPD52 gene encoding tumor protein D52 isoform X2, producing the protein MDLYEDYKSPFDFNAGVNRNYLYLSPSINLSPPGSPTLAKSGLLRSDSIPEVGEDAADTVGMAETLSEEEQDELRKELAKVEEEIQTLSQVLAAKEKHLAEIKRKLGINSLQELKQNITKSWQDVTSTTAYKKTSETLSQAGQKASAAFSSVGSVITKKFEDVSIRSIQHSISMPIMRNSPTFKSFEEKVENLKSKVGGSKPAGGDFGEVLNSAANASATETIAEQTQEETH
- the TPD52 gene encoding tumor protein D52 isoform X4, encoding MEPPRDQGLLRSDSIPEVGEDAADTVGMAETLSEEEQDELRKELAKVEEEIQTLSQVLAAKEKHLAEIKRKLGINSLQELKQNITKSWQDVTSTTAYKKTSETLSQAGQKASAAFSSVGSVITKKFEDVRLQAFSHSFSIRSIQHSISMPIMRNSPTFKSFEEKVENLKSKVGGSKPAGGDFGEVLNSAANASATETIAEQTQEETH
- the TPD52 gene encoding tumor protein D52 isoform X1, giving the protein MDLYEDYKSPFDFNAGVNRNYLYLSPSINLSPPGSPTLAKSGLLRSDSIPEVGEDAADTVGMAETLSEEEQDELRKELAKVEEEIQTLSQVLAAKEKHLAEIKRKLGINSLQELKQNITKSWQDVTSTTAYKKTSETLSQAGQKASAAFSSVGSVITKKFEDVRLQAFSHSFSIRSIQHSISMPIMRNSPTFKSFEEKVENLKSKVGGSKPAGGDFGEVLNSAANASATETIAEQTQEETH
- the TPD52 gene encoding tumor protein D52 isoform X3, translated to MDLYEDYKSPFDFNAGVNRNYLYLSPSINLSPPGSPTLAKSGLLRSDSIPEVGEDAADTVGMAETLSEEEQDELRKELAKVEEEIQTLSQVLAAKEKHLAEIKRKLGINSLQELKQNITKSWQDVTSTTAYKKTSETLSQAGQKASAAFSSVGSVITKKFEDVRNSPTFKSFEEKVENLKSKVGGSKPAGGDFGEVLNSAANASATETIAEQTQEETH